In Streptomyces sp. NBC_01717, one DNA window encodes the following:
- a CDS encoding SCO family protein, which yields MRKKKVLVAAFVAAAALTLSACGSSDDANKPLADVSAQAKTKAATVLDQPFTKPDLVLTDTHGNKYDLRERTKGKPTLIYFGYTNCPDVCPLIMSNIAIAKKSLPKADQDKLQVVFVTTDPERDTPSSLGSWLRAQDASFIGLTGDFPTIQAGARQIGIGIDPPKKEKDGTVVSMHGSQVIAFSPKTDKGYVLYSEDTTPDDYTKDLPKIIKGENP from the coding sequence ATGCGTAAGAAGAAGGTGCTGGTCGCGGCGTTCGTCGCCGCGGCCGCACTCACCCTGTCGGCCTGCGGCAGCAGCGACGACGCCAACAAGCCCCTCGCGGACGTCTCCGCCCAGGCGAAGACCAAGGCCGCGACGGTGCTCGACCAGCCGTTCACCAAGCCCGACCTCGTCCTGACCGACACCCACGGCAATAAGTACGACCTGCGCGAGCGGACCAAGGGCAAGCCGACGCTCATCTACTTCGGCTACACCAACTGCCCCGACGTCTGCCCGCTCATCATGAGCAACATCGCCATCGCCAAGAAGTCCCTGCCCAAGGCCGACCAGGACAAGCTCCAGGTCGTCTTCGTCACCACCGACCCCGAACGGGACACCCCGTCCTCGCTGGGCAGCTGGCTCAGGGCCCAGGACGCCTCCTTCATCGGTCTCACCGGCGACTTCCCGACCATCCAGGCGGGCGCACGCCAGATCGGCATCGGCATCGACCCTCCGAAGAAGGAGAAGGACGGCACGGTCGTCTCGATGCACGGGTCGCAGGTCATCGCGTTCTCCCCGAAGACCGACAAGGGGTACGTGCTGTACAGC
- a CDS encoding YcnI family copper-binding membrane protein produces the protein MNISRIALVGGVAASTVLIVAGTASAHVSVQPQGEAAKGGYATINFKVPNERDNASTTKLEVNFPTDHPLASVMPQPVPGWKIVVTKSKLAKPLEVHGNKINEAVSKVTWSAEGSKNDLGIRPGQFQQFPLSVGQLPEDADQLVFKAIQTYDNKDVVRWIEEQKDGAEEPESPAPVLKLTAATTDEHGAAAKTGAAGADRTKDEHTEASAAPSSSSDTTARILGIVGILIGAAGVAFGVLAGRRRTA, from the coding sequence TCGTCGGCGGCGTCGCCGCGTCCACCGTGCTGATCGTTGCCGGTACGGCCTCCGCGCACGTCAGCGTGCAGCCGCAGGGCGAGGCCGCCAAGGGCGGCTACGCCACGATCAACTTCAAGGTCCCCAACGAGCGCGACAACGCCTCGACGACCAAGCTCGAGGTCAACTTCCCGACCGACCACCCGCTCGCTTCCGTGATGCCGCAGCCGGTGCCCGGCTGGAAGATCGTCGTCACCAAGAGCAAGCTCGCCAAGCCGCTCGAGGTCCACGGCAACAAGATCAACGAGGCCGTCTCCAAGGTCACCTGGTCCGCCGAGGGCAGTAAGAACGACCTCGGCATCCGCCCGGGCCAGTTCCAGCAGTTCCCGCTCTCCGTCGGCCAGCTCCCCGAGGACGCCGACCAACTGGTGTTCAAGGCCATCCAGACGTACGACAACAAGGACGTCGTCCGCTGGATCGAGGAGCAGAAGGACGGCGCCGAGGAGCCCGAGAGCCCGGCGCCGGTTCTCAAGCTGACCGCCGCGACCACCGACGAGCACGGCGCCGCCGCCAAGACCGGTGCGGCCGGCGCCGACCGGACGAAGGACGAGCACACCGAGGCGTCAGCCGCGCCGTCCTCCTCCAGTGACACCACGGCCCGGATCCTCGGCATCGTCGGCATCCTCATCGGCGCCGCCGGGGTGGCCTTCGGCGTCCTCGCCGGCCGTCGACGCACCGCCTGA